In Penaeus chinensis breed Huanghai No. 1 chromosome 26, ASM1920278v2, whole genome shotgun sequence, a single genomic region encodes these proteins:
- the LOC125038882 gene encoding transcription initiation factor TFIID subunit 1-like isoform X4 yields the protein MGDSDEEEANEGGGGISQTLSLTSFLFGNIDAHGQLEGDVFDGECKRQLASLSRLGLGSLLRQVTDDGEDDEEEDEDEDEQGDDDEEVLEKSPSAVDYSDINEAVEEDALAQEEDDGEDYDLDDDDNGINKSDAELMPPPPPKISEAGTTSPSGDKRRLITPLAAMLPSKYQNVDVRELFPDFRMDAVLRFSRLFGPGKLSNLPKIWKTVRRKKKRRQHSLDDRSMLSSDDGYPSEDSVISVADIPRGFELQFGTEPPPDSCFPDDAVRFSQTQEQDTTTSNQKNEGGKNGDRDPNRPHEADWRYGPAQLWYDMLDVPPAGGNFDYGFKLKLQEMKPPEKIEMKTEEPEIEQPLKMILRMNVYDADNEGEFPDDCFHMVTQYNWEEDIIWNGDDIKHKLNQKRKNMAAGWVPSSYNRTAQAFSQPSKVTTPFASAKAAKTKSQMPKGNLDDTWYSIFPVENEELVYGRWEDNIIWDPENMDNIPEPTVLTLDPNDENIILGIPEDVDPSTLAQGTDAPVKVKIPHPHVKKSKILLGKAGVITTIEEESPPPPPKSPDKDPFNISNDEYYQPKSSEQTIKMSMGGGLLQHSTPVVELQPPFIPTYMGEKKLRLFHRPPIKRYSHGPLSTLGPHAVHPLTKEIKKKAKQRENERLASGGGDVFFMRTPEDLTGKDGDVILLEYCEEYPPLLSQVGMATRIKNYYKRKAGNDKGPPEFRFGETAYAHTSPFLGAMHPGQSIQTIENNMYRAPMYEHKIPYTDFLVLRTRNGYSIREVDGLFTVGQECPLYETPGPNSKRANNFIRDFLQVFIYRLFWKSKDNPRRIKMDEIKRAFPAHSESSIRKRLKPCADFKRTGVDSNWWVIKPEFRLPTEEEIRAMVSPEQCCAFFSMCAAEQRLKDAGYGDKFLSALEDDNDDDTQKLDDEIKVAPWHTTRAYIQAVRGKCLLQLTGPADPTGCGEGFSYIRIPNKPTQNKEEQEQQPKRTVTGTDADLRRLSLNNAKNLLRQYGVPEEEIKKLTRWEVIDVVRTLSTEKAKAGEEGMNKFSRGNRFSIAEHQERYKEECQRIFDLQNRVLNSEEVLSTDEGSSEEEDNDSDMEEKGKYIENILANKKTSSQMTLEKEEQERKELQKMIMGEDDKDGDKKKSTKKEEDENSQFGFGTPGRLLRITRTFKTGDGKEYTRTEIVRKTAVIDTYVKIRTSKDESFIKSFAGQLDETQKEEMKRERRRLQEQLRRIKRNQERQQKGIVTPPKTKKPKLKPDLKLKCGACGQVGHMRTNKACPMYAGNTSNTQPISVAMTEEQEEEMEKVGIEESEELINVDGTKIKLSSKVIKHAEEIKRRSLVLKVPKDQVKNAKRRRAGTVVHCDYLKRKERSVNRRRIDPVITLSTIFEEMLNEMREMSDAQPFLFPVNIKQVPDYYDIVSHPMDLSTIRDNLRQKKYQSREEFLSDISQIVENSKLYNGNGVKSTLTVTAQKMLELCIDRFAEKEDKLMRLEKAINPLLDDDDQVAFDYILDNIVNQKLFSMQESWPFMKPVNKKNVKDYYEIIQNPMDLSTIAKKVKNHKYHSRAEFMADMELILTNSVRYNGQDSSFTQKAETLLQVCKESLAEYETHLDSLEKKISLAQERALEQAETDSLGTSLGPDDDTNYTYAEPEQDHPDQQLGSPSDNMMGYSGDEDDEHVNVVDGDEEDMMPSAKRRRVQESQRNVLEEDLEFSDDEEDFGGRRQVEMEGDLAAGMVLEEGQYINPQGPDETQGAAEAMVQLAAQYSYYQGEGSGDEHQDGLVGDNSMVVDASYDPSVEFLGGMMPSQPHDDATINNDLEVSDSDDEAGHQAQQQVQEPPPDEEDALWF from the exons ATGGGGGACAGTGATGAAGAGGAGGcaaatgaggggggaggaggcatcAGTCAGACCCTGTCCCTCACTAGCTTCCTCTTCGGTAACATTGACGCTCATGGACAGTTGGAGGGAGATGTCTTTGATGGAGAATGTAAACGTCAGCTGGCCTCCCTGTCACGCTTAGGCTTAGGGTCACTGCTGCGGCAGGTGACAGATGATggggaggatgacgaggaggaagacgaagatgaagatgagcagggtgatgatgatgaag AGGTATTAGAAAAAAGTCCTTCTGCTGTGGATTACTCGGATATCAATGAAGCTGTGGAGGAAGATGCTCTAGCTcaagaagaagatgatg GAGAAGACTATGAtttagatgatgatgacaatggtatcaACAAGTCCGATGCCGAACTCatgccaccacctccaccaaagATCTCAGAAGCAGGCACTACATCACCCTCTGGTGACAAAAGAAGGCTTATTACCCCTCTGGCAGCCATGTTGCCTTCCAAGTACCAGAATGTGGATGTCAGAGAATTATTCCCAGATTTCAGAATGGATGCT GTGTTGCGATTTTCACGCCTGTTTGGACCTGGAAAATTGTCAAACCTGCCTAAAATATGGAAGAcagtgaggagaaagaagaagaggaggcaacaCAGTCTTGATGACAGGAGCATGTTGTCAAGTGATGATGGTTACCCAAGTGAAGATAGTGTGATATCAGTGGCAGACATTCCGCGTGGGTTTGAATTGCAGTTTGGAACAGAGCCACCACCAGACAGTTGTTTTCCAGATGATGCT gtACGTTTTAGTCAAACACAGGAACAAGATACAACCACTTCAAATCAAAAAAACGAAGGGGGTAAGAATGGAGACCGAGACCCTAATAGACCTCATGAGGCTGATTGGCGTTATGGTCCAGCACAGCTGTGGTATGACATGCTGGATGTTCCACCAGCAGGAGGGAATTTTGACTATGGCTTTAAATTGAag TTACAGGAAATGAAACCACCAGAGAAAATTGAAATGAAGACTGAGGAACCTGAGATTGAGCAGCCCTTGAAGATGATACTTAGAATGAATGTCTATGATGCAGACAACGAGGGAGAGTTCCCAGATGACTGCTTCCACATGGTCACACAGTACAATTGGGAGGAAGACATCATTTGGAATGGGGATGACATCAAGCATAAA CTTAATCAGAAACGGAAGAACATGGCTGCCGGGTGGGTGCCGAGCAGTTACAACAGGACGGCGCAAGCTTTCAGTCAGCCCTCCAAAGTGACTACACCTTTCGCCTCAGCAAAAGCAGCCAAAACGAAAAGCCAAATGCC CAAAGGCAATTTAGACGACACATGGTACTCCATCTTCCCCGTGGAGAATGAGGAGTTGGTGTACGGTCGATGGGAAGACAACATCATCTGGGACCCAGAGAACATGGATAATATTCCCGAACCAACAGTTTTGACTCTGGATCCCAATGATGAGAACATCATTCTTGGAATTCCTGAAGATGTGGATCCTTCGACCCTGGCCCAAGGTA CCGATGCTCCGGTCAAGGTCAAAATTCCACATCCCCATGTGAAGAAGTCAAAGATCCTCCTTGGCAAAGCTggagtcatcaccaccatcgagGAGGagtccccccctccaccccccaagtCGCCTGACAAGGATCCATTCAATATATCCAATGATGAGTATTACCAGCCTAAGTCATCTGAACAGACCATCAAAATGTCCATGGGTGGCGGGCTCCTCCAGCACTCTACACCTGTG gttGAGTTGCAACCACCTTTCATTCCGACTTATATGGGAGAAAAGAAGTTACGCCTGTTCCACCGGCCACCGATAAAGAGATACTCCCACGGGCCCCTGTCAACTCTTGGCCCTCATGCTGTCCATCCTCTAACAAAAGAGATCAAGAAAAAGGCTAAG CAACGTGAGAATGAGAGGCTGGCATCTGGTGGTGGAGATGTCTTCTTCATGAGAACTCCTGAAGATCTCACAGGCAAGGATGGTGACGTCATCTTGTTAGAATACTGTGAAGAGTATCCTCCTCTGTTGTCCCAG GTCGGTATGGCAACACGCATCAAGAATTATTATAAGAGAAAAGCTGGCAATGACAAGGGTCCACCAGAATTCCGCTTTGGAGAAACAGCATATGCCCACACATCACCCTTCTTGGGTGCCATGCATCCAGGGCAGAGCATCCAGACTATTGAAAATAATATGTATAGAGCCCCAATGTATGAGCATAAA ATCCCATATACGGATTTCCTGGTTTTGCGAACACGGAATGGATACAGCATAAGAGAGGTGGATGGACTTTTCACTGTTGGTCAGGAGTGTCCTCTCTATGAAACACCAGGACCAAATTCCAAGAGAGCCAACAACTTCATAAGGGATTTCCTGCAG gtatttatatacagattgTTCTGGAAGAGTAAAGATAATCCACGAAGAATAAAAATGGATGAAATCAAAAGAGCTTTCCCTGCTCATTCTGAAAGCTCTATCCGTAAAAGGCTCAAACCTTGCGCTGACTTCAAGCGTACAGGTGTTGACAG CAACTGGTGGGTAATCAAGCCAGAGTTTAGATTGCCCACTGAGGAGGAGATTAGAGCCATGGTATCACCAGAGCAGTGCTGTGCCTTCTTCAGCATGTGTGCAGCTGAGCAACGTCTAAAGGATGCAGGTTATGGAGACAAGTTCCTTTCTGCCcttgaggatgacaatgatgatgacactcAGAAACTTGATGACGAAATCAAg GTTGCACCATGGCACACAACAAGAGCTTACATCCAGGCAGTGAGGGGGAAGTGTTTGCTGCAGCTCACTGGACCAGCAGATCCAACAG GATGTGGTGAAGGCTTCTCATATATTCGAATCCCTAACAAACCCACGCAAAACAAGGAAGAACAGGAGCAACAGCCAAAACGCACAGTTACAGGAACAGATGCTGATCTTCGAAGGCTTTCTCTAAACAATGCCAAAAACCTGTTAAGACAATATGGAGTGCCTGAAGAAGAG ATTAAAAAACTCACAAGATGGGAAGTCATTGACGTTGTTCGAACATTGTCTACTGAAAAAGCCaaggcaggagaggaaggaatgaacaAATTTTCCAGAGGAAATCGCTTCTCAATCGCAGAACACCAGGAAAG gtacaaAGAAGAATGCCAGCGAATCTTTGACCTTCAGAACCGTGTGTTGAATTCAGAGGAGGTGCTGTCAACAGATGAGGGATCAtctgaggaggaagataatgattctgacatggaggagaaaggaaaatacattGAGAACATTCTTGCTAATAAGAAGACCTCATCCCAG atgacattggagaaagaagaacaggagagaaaagaactacagaaaatgataatgggagaagatgataaagatggtgataagaaGAAATcaacaaagaaggaagaggatgaaaattcTCAGTTTGGTTTTGGAACTCCAG GTCGTTTATTGCGCATCACTCGCACCTTCAAGACTGGGGATGGAAAAGAATACACACGTACAGAGATTGTCCGGAAAACAGCTGTCATTGATACATATGTTAAAATTAGAACATCTAAAGATGAATCATTTATCAAGAGCTTTGCTGGCCAGTTGG ACGAAActcagaaggaggagatgaagcgaGAGAGGCGCCGACTCCAGGAGCAGCTGAGGAGAATCAAGAGGAACCAAGAACGGCAGCAGAAGGGCATAGTGACTCCGCCCAAGACCAAGAAACCGAAACTGAAGCCTGACCTCAAACTCAAATGTGGTGCCTGTGGTCAG GTTGGTCACATGCGTACGAACAAGGCCTGTCCAATGTACGCTGGTAACACAAGCAATACACAGCCCATCAGCGTAGCCATgacagaggagcaggaggaagagatggagaaggttgGCATCGAGGAGTCAGAGGAACTGATCAATGTGGATGGCACAAAGATCAAACTCTCCTCCAAAGTCATCAAG CATGCCGAAGAGATCAAGAGGAGATCCCTTGTTCTCAAAGTGCCCAAGGACCAGGTTAAAAATGCTAAGAGGAGACGTGCAGGAACCGTAGTCCACTGCGATTACCTGAAGCGAAAAGAACGATCTGTCAACCGGCGTAGAATCGACCCTGTCATAACATTGTCAACCATTTTTGAGGAAATGCTGAATGAGATGAGGGAAATGTCTGATGCCcagcccttcctcttccctgttaACATCAAG CAAGTTCCAGACTATTATGACATTGTTAGCCACCCCATGGACCTGTCAACCATCCGCGACAACTTACGCCAGAAGAAGTACCAGAGTAGAGAGGAGTTCCTCAGTGATATTTCCCAGATTGTAGAGAATTCAAAACtctataatggtaatg GTGTGAAGAGTACCCTGACAGTGACAGCGCAGAAGATGCTTGAGCTCTGCATTGACCGCTTTGCTGAGAAGGAGGACAAACTAATGAGGCTAGAGAAGGCCATTAACCCACTcctggatgatgatgatcag GTTGCATTTGATTACATCTTAGATAACATAGTGAATCAGAAGCTGTTCTCAATGCAGGAGTCATGGCCTTTCATGAAACCTGTGAACAAGAAAAATGTTAAGGACTATTATGAAATAATTCAGAATCCTATGGATCTTTCAACAATTGCTAAAAAAGTGAAAA ATCATAAGTACCATAGCCGAGCAGAGTTCATGGCTGACATGGAGCTGATCCTGACCAACAGTGTGCGGTACAATGGCCAGGACTCGTCATTTACACAAAAAGCAGAGACTCTCCTTCAAGTGTGTAAAGAAAGCTTGGCTGAG TATGAGACACACCTAGACAGTCTGGAAAAGAAGATATCGCTTGCACAAGAACGAGCATTGGAACAGGCAGAAACAGACTCCTTAGGCACCTCTCTAGGCCCAGATGATGATACTAACTATACTTATGCTGAGCCAGAACAAGATCACCCAGACCAACAGCTTGGTTCTCCTTCTGATAACATGATGGGTTATTCAG GAGATGAGGACGATGAGCATGTGAATGTTGTTGATGGTGACGAAGAGGATATGATGCCATCAGCCAAGAGAAGAAGAGTTCAGGAAAGCCAGAGGAATGTACTTGAAGAAG
- the LOC125038882 gene encoding transcription initiation factor TFIID subunit 1-like isoform X1, whose amino-acid sequence MGDSDEEEANEGGGGISQTLSLTSFLFGNIDAHGQLEGDVFDGECKRQLASLSRLGLGSLLRQVTDDGEDDEEEDEDEDEQGDDDEEVLEKSPSAVDYSDINEAVEEDALAQEEDDGEDYDLDDDDNGINKSDAELMPPPPPKISEAGTTSPSGDKRRLITPLAAMLPSKYQNVDVRELFPDFRMDAVLRFSRLFGPGKLSNLPKIWKTVRRKKKRRQHSLDDRSMLSSDDGYPSEDSVISVADIPRGFELQFGTEPPPDSCFPDDAVRFSQTQEQDTTTSNQKNEGGKNGDRDPNRPHEADWRYGPAQLWYDMLDVPPAGGNFDYGFKLKLQEMKPPEKIEMKTEEPEIEQPLKMILRMNVYDADNEGEFPDDCFHMVTQYNWEEDIIWNGDDIKHKLNQKRKNMAAGWVPSSYNRTAQAFSQPSKVTTPFASAKAAKTKSQMPKGNLDDTWYSIFPVENEELVYGRWEDNIIWDPENMDNIPEPTVLTLDPNDENIILGIPEDVDPSTLAQGTDAPVKVKIPHPHVKKSKILLGKAGVITTIEEESPPPPPKSPDKDPFNISNDEYYQPKSSEQTIKMSMGGGLLQHSTPVVELQPPFIPTYMGEKKLRLFHRPPIKRYSHGPLSTLGPHAVHPLTKEIKKKAKQRENERLASGGGDVFFMRTPEDLTGKDGDVILLEYCEEYPPLLSQVGMATRIKNYYKRKAGNDKGPPEFRFGETAYAHTSPFLGAMHPGQSIQTIENNMYRAPMYEHKIPYTDFLVLRTRNGYSIREVDGLFTVGQECPLYETPGPNSKRANNFIRDFLQVFIYRLFWKSKDNPRRIKMDEIKRAFPAHSESSIRKRLKPCADFKRTGVDSNWWVIKPEFRLPTEEEIRAMVSPEQCCAFFSMCAAEQRLKDAGYGDKFLSALEDDNDDDTQKLDDEIKVAPWHTTRAYIQAVRGKCLLQLTGPADPTGCGEGFSYIRIPNKPTQNKEEQEQQPKRTVTGTDADLRRLSLNNAKNLLRQYGVPEEEIKKLTRWEVIDVVRTLSTEKAKAGEEGMNKFSRGNRFSIAEHQERYKEECQRIFDLQNRVLNSEEVLSTDEGSSEEEDNDSDMEEKGKYIENILANKKTSSQMTLEKEEQERKELQKMIMGEDDKDGDKKKSTKKEEDENSQFGFGTPGRLLRITRTFKTGDGKEYTRTEIVRKTAVIDTYVKIRTSKDESFIKSFAGQLDETQKEEMKRERRRLQEQLRRIKRNQERQQKGIVTPPKTKKPKLKPDLKLKCGACGQVGHMRTNKACPMYAGNTSNTQPISVAMTEEQEEEMEKVGIEESEELINVDGTKIKLSSKVIKHAEEIKRRSLVLKVPKDQVKNAKRRRAGTVVHCDYLKRKERSVNRRRIDPVITLSTIFEEMLNEMREMSDAQPFLFPVNIKQVPDYYDIVSHPMDLSTIRDNLRQKKYQSREEFLSDISQIVENSKLYNGNGVKSTLTVTAQKMLELCIDRFAEKEDKLMRLEKAINPLLDDDDQVAFDYILDNIVNQKLFSMQESWPFMKPVNKKNVKDYYEIIQNPMDLSTIAKKVKNHKYHSRAEFMADMELILTNSVRYNGQDSSFTQKAETLLQVCKESLAEYETHLDSLEKKISLAQERALEQAETDSLGTSLGPDDDTNYTYAEPEQDHPDQQLGSPSDNMMGYSGLYGDEDDEHVNVVDGDEEDMMPSAKRRRVQESQRNVLEEDLEFSDDEEDFGGRRQVEMEGDLAAGMVLEEGQYINPQGPDETQGAAEAMVQLAAQYSYYQGEGSGDEHQDGLVGDNSMVVDASYDPSVEFLGGMMPSQPHDDATINNDLEVSDSDDEAGHQAQQQVQEPPPDEEDALWF is encoded by the exons ATGGGGGACAGTGATGAAGAGGAGGcaaatgaggggggaggaggcatcAGTCAGACCCTGTCCCTCACTAGCTTCCTCTTCGGTAACATTGACGCTCATGGACAGTTGGAGGGAGATGTCTTTGATGGAGAATGTAAACGTCAGCTGGCCTCCCTGTCACGCTTAGGCTTAGGGTCACTGCTGCGGCAGGTGACAGATGATggggaggatgacgaggaggaagacgaagatgaagatgagcagggtgatgatgatgaag AGGTATTAGAAAAAAGTCCTTCTGCTGTGGATTACTCGGATATCAATGAAGCTGTGGAGGAAGATGCTCTAGCTcaagaagaagatgatg GAGAAGACTATGAtttagatgatgatgacaatggtatcaACAAGTCCGATGCCGAACTCatgccaccacctccaccaaagATCTCAGAAGCAGGCACTACATCACCCTCTGGTGACAAAAGAAGGCTTATTACCCCTCTGGCAGCCATGTTGCCTTCCAAGTACCAGAATGTGGATGTCAGAGAATTATTCCCAGATTTCAGAATGGATGCT GTGTTGCGATTTTCACGCCTGTTTGGACCTGGAAAATTGTCAAACCTGCCTAAAATATGGAAGAcagtgaggagaaagaagaagaggaggcaacaCAGTCTTGATGACAGGAGCATGTTGTCAAGTGATGATGGTTACCCAAGTGAAGATAGTGTGATATCAGTGGCAGACATTCCGCGTGGGTTTGAATTGCAGTTTGGAACAGAGCCACCACCAGACAGTTGTTTTCCAGATGATGCT gtACGTTTTAGTCAAACACAGGAACAAGATACAACCACTTCAAATCAAAAAAACGAAGGGGGTAAGAATGGAGACCGAGACCCTAATAGACCTCATGAGGCTGATTGGCGTTATGGTCCAGCACAGCTGTGGTATGACATGCTGGATGTTCCACCAGCAGGAGGGAATTTTGACTATGGCTTTAAATTGAag TTACAGGAAATGAAACCACCAGAGAAAATTGAAATGAAGACTGAGGAACCTGAGATTGAGCAGCCCTTGAAGATGATACTTAGAATGAATGTCTATGATGCAGACAACGAGGGAGAGTTCCCAGATGACTGCTTCCACATGGTCACACAGTACAATTGGGAGGAAGACATCATTTGGAATGGGGATGACATCAAGCATAAA CTTAATCAGAAACGGAAGAACATGGCTGCCGGGTGGGTGCCGAGCAGTTACAACAGGACGGCGCAAGCTTTCAGTCAGCCCTCCAAAGTGACTACACCTTTCGCCTCAGCAAAAGCAGCCAAAACGAAAAGCCAAATGCC CAAAGGCAATTTAGACGACACATGGTACTCCATCTTCCCCGTGGAGAATGAGGAGTTGGTGTACGGTCGATGGGAAGACAACATCATCTGGGACCCAGAGAACATGGATAATATTCCCGAACCAACAGTTTTGACTCTGGATCCCAATGATGAGAACATCATTCTTGGAATTCCTGAAGATGTGGATCCTTCGACCCTGGCCCAAGGTA CCGATGCTCCGGTCAAGGTCAAAATTCCACATCCCCATGTGAAGAAGTCAAAGATCCTCCTTGGCAAAGCTggagtcatcaccaccatcgagGAGGagtccccccctccaccccccaagtCGCCTGACAAGGATCCATTCAATATATCCAATGATGAGTATTACCAGCCTAAGTCATCTGAACAGACCATCAAAATGTCCATGGGTGGCGGGCTCCTCCAGCACTCTACACCTGTG gttGAGTTGCAACCACCTTTCATTCCGACTTATATGGGAGAAAAGAAGTTACGCCTGTTCCACCGGCCACCGATAAAGAGATACTCCCACGGGCCCCTGTCAACTCTTGGCCCTCATGCTGTCCATCCTCTAACAAAAGAGATCAAGAAAAAGGCTAAG CAACGTGAGAATGAGAGGCTGGCATCTGGTGGTGGAGATGTCTTCTTCATGAGAACTCCTGAAGATCTCACAGGCAAGGATGGTGACGTCATCTTGTTAGAATACTGTGAAGAGTATCCTCCTCTGTTGTCCCAG GTCGGTATGGCAACACGCATCAAGAATTATTATAAGAGAAAAGCTGGCAATGACAAGGGTCCACCAGAATTCCGCTTTGGAGAAACAGCATATGCCCACACATCACCCTTCTTGGGTGCCATGCATCCAGGGCAGAGCATCCAGACTATTGAAAATAATATGTATAGAGCCCCAATGTATGAGCATAAA ATCCCATATACGGATTTCCTGGTTTTGCGAACACGGAATGGATACAGCATAAGAGAGGTGGATGGACTTTTCACTGTTGGTCAGGAGTGTCCTCTCTATGAAACACCAGGACCAAATTCCAAGAGAGCCAACAACTTCATAAGGGATTTCCTGCAG gtatttatatacagattgTTCTGGAAGAGTAAAGATAATCCACGAAGAATAAAAATGGATGAAATCAAAAGAGCTTTCCCTGCTCATTCTGAAAGCTCTATCCGTAAAAGGCTCAAACCTTGCGCTGACTTCAAGCGTACAGGTGTTGACAG CAACTGGTGGGTAATCAAGCCAGAGTTTAGATTGCCCACTGAGGAGGAGATTAGAGCCATGGTATCACCAGAGCAGTGCTGTGCCTTCTTCAGCATGTGTGCAGCTGAGCAACGTCTAAAGGATGCAGGTTATGGAGACAAGTTCCTTTCTGCCcttgaggatgacaatgatgatgacactcAGAAACTTGATGACGAAATCAAg GTTGCACCATGGCACACAACAAGAGCTTACATCCAGGCAGTGAGGGGGAAGTGTTTGCTGCAGCTCACTGGACCAGCAGATCCAACAG GATGTGGTGAAGGCTTCTCATATATTCGAATCCCTAACAAACCCACGCAAAACAAGGAAGAACAGGAGCAACAGCCAAAACGCACAGTTACAGGAACAGATGCTGATCTTCGAAGGCTTTCTCTAAACAATGCCAAAAACCTGTTAAGACAATATGGAGTGCCTGAAGAAGAG ATTAAAAAACTCACAAGATGGGAAGTCATTGACGTTGTTCGAACATTGTCTACTGAAAAAGCCaaggcaggagaggaaggaatgaacaAATTTTCCAGAGGAAATCGCTTCTCAATCGCAGAACACCAGGAAAG gtacaaAGAAGAATGCCAGCGAATCTTTGACCTTCAGAACCGTGTGTTGAATTCAGAGGAGGTGCTGTCAACAGATGAGGGATCAtctgaggaggaagataatgattctgacatggaggagaaaggaaaatacattGAGAACATTCTTGCTAATAAGAAGACCTCATCCCAG atgacattggagaaagaagaacaggagagaaaagaactacagaaaatgataatgggagaagatgataaagatggtgataagaaGAAATcaacaaagaaggaagaggatgaaaattcTCAGTTTGGTTTTGGAACTCCAG GTCGTTTATTGCGCATCACTCGCACCTTCAAGACTGGGGATGGAAAAGAATACACACGTACAGAGATTGTCCGGAAAACAGCTGTCATTGATACATATGTTAAAATTAGAACATCTAAAGATGAATCATTTATCAAGAGCTTTGCTGGCCAGTTGG ACGAAActcagaaggaggagatgaagcgaGAGAGGCGCCGACTCCAGGAGCAGCTGAGGAGAATCAAGAGGAACCAAGAACGGCAGCAGAAGGGCATAGTGACTCCGCCCAAGACCAAGAAACCGAAACTGAAGCCTGACCTCAAACTCAAATGTGGTGCCTGTGGTCAG GTTGGTCACATGCGTACGAACAAGGCCTGTCCAATGTACGCTGGTAACACAAGCAATACACAGCCCATCAGCGTAGCCATgacagaggagcaggaggaagagatggagaaggttgGCATCGAGGAGTCAGAGGAACTGATCAATGTGGATGGCACAAAGATCAAACTCTCCTCCAAAGTCATCAAG CATGCCGAAGAGATCAAGAGGAGATCCCTTGTTCTCAAAGTGCCCAAGGACCAGGTTAAAAATGCTAAGAGGAGACGTGCAGGAACCGTAGTCCACTGCGATTACCTGAAGCGAAAAGAACGATCTGTCAACCGGCGTAGAATCGACCCTGTCATAACATTGTCAACCATTTTTGAGGAAATGCTGAATGAGATGAGGGAAATGTCTGATGCCcagcccttcctcttccctgttaACATCAAG CAAGTTCCAGACTATTATGACATTGTTAGCCACCCCATGGACCTGTCAACCATCCGCGACAACTTACGCCAGAAGAAGTACCAGAGTAGAGAGGAGTTCCTCAGTGATATTTCCCAGATTGTAGAGAATTCAAAACtctataatggtaatg GTGTGAAGAGTACCCTGACAGTGACAGCGCAGAAGATGCTTGAGCTCTGCATTGACCGCTTTGCTGAGAAGGAGGACAAACTAATGAGGCTAGAGAAGGCCATTAACCCACTcctggatgatgatgatcag GTTGCATTTGATTACATCTTAGATAACATAGTGAATCAGAAGCTGTTCTCAATGCAGGAGTCATGGCCTTTCATGAAACCTGTGAACAAGAAAAATGTTAAGGACTATTATGAAATAATTCAGAATCCTATGGATCTTTCAACAATTGCTAAAAAAGTGAAAA ATCATAAGTACCATAGCCGAGCAGAGTTCATGGCTGACATGGAGCTGATCCTGACCAACAGTGTGCGGTACAATGGCCAGGACTCGTCATTTACACAAAAAGCAGAGACTCTCCTTCAAGTGTGTAAAGAAAGCTTGGCTGAG TATGAGACACACCTAGACAGTCTGGAAAAGAAGATATCGCTTGCACAAGAACGAGCATTGGAACAGGCAGAAACAGACTCCTTAGGCACCTCTCTAGGCCCAGATGATGATACTAACTATACTTATGCTGAGCCAGAACAAGATCACCCAGACCAACAGCTTGGTTCTCCTTCTGATAACATGATGGGTTATTCAGGTTTGTATG GAGATGAGGACGATGAGCATGTGAATGTTGTTGATGGTGACGAAGAGGATATGATGCCATCAGCCAAGAGAAGAAGAGTTCAGGAAAGCCAGAGGAATGTACTTGAAGAAG